The proteins below are encoded in one region of Pseudonocardia sp. DSM 110487:
- a CDS encoding shikimate dehydrogenase, whose product MSGDRRTEAERRSYLAGLLGQGIGPSLSPELHEREGARQGLRYTYKTVELPDSRLDREHLRGLLAHAVELGFDGLNVTHPVKQVMASLVDDLAPEAAAIGAINTILVADGGTRGHNTDVTGFAAAVADGLAGAPLDRVVLIGAGGAGTAVAHALAGMGLSALWVVDTDPARAELLVRSVRNRWDVELVTGTPDELPRLTPAASGLVNATPMGMAAHPGSPVAPELLRDELWVADIVYRPLLTELVREATRRGCRVLTGAGMAVNQAADSFELITTSPADRAAMFRDFDELVADEVGSANPRRE is encoded by the coding sequence GTGAGCGGCGACCGTCGGACCGAAGCGGAGCGCCGCTCCTACCTGGCCGGGCTGCTCGGTCAGGGCATCGGACCCTCGCTCTCTCCCGAGCTGCACGAGCGGGAAGGCGCACGGCAAGGGCTGCGCTACACCTACAAGACGGTGGAGCTGCCCGACTCCCGGCTCGACCGGGAGCACCTGCGCGGCCTGCTCGCACACGCGGTCGAGCTGGGCTTCGACGGGCTGAACGTCACCCATCCGGTCAAGCAGGTCATGGCCTCGCTCGTCGACGATCTGGCACCGGAGGCGGCCGCTATCGGGGCGATCAACACGATCCTCGTGGCGGACGGCGGCACCCGCGGGCACAACACCGACGTCACCGGCTTCGCCGCGGCTGTCGCGGACGGGCTCGCGGGCGCTCCGCTCGATCGGGTCGTGCTGATCGGTGCGGGCGGGGCAGGCACCGCAGTGGCTCATGCCCTCGCCGGGATGGGCCTTTCGGCCCTGTGGGTCGTCGATACCGACCCGGCACGCGCGGAGTTGCTCGTCCGATCCGTGCGGAACCGCTGGGACGTCGAGCTCGTGACCGGCACGCCCGACGAGCTGCCCCGCCTTACCCCGGCGGCGTCCGGGCTGGTGAACGCCACGCCCATGGGGATGGCCGCCCATCCCGGGTCGCCGGTCGCTCCGGAGCTCCTCCGCGACGAGCTCTGGGTTGCCGACATCGTCTACCGGCCGCTGCTCACCGAGCTCGTGCGGGAGGCGACCAGACGGGGCTGTCGGGTCCTGACCGGGGCTGGGATGGCGGTCAACCAGGCCGCCGACTCCTTCGAGCTGATCACCACCAGTCCTGCGGACCGCGCGGCCATGTTCCGGGACTTCGACGAGCTCGTCGCCGACGAGGTCGGCTCGGCCAACCCACGAAGGGAATGA
- a CDS encoding TRAP transporter large permease, translating into MNLLLLSLGIVLLLVLRVPVAFAFLGPSLVYMLSIGQSVGMSLRLIVNATASFPLLAVPLFVLLGVLANRGGIADMLFDFALAVLGRVRGGLGYVSVGVSLGFSWMSGSAVADAAALGKVQIPAMLRNGYPMRFGLGVTGAAALIAPVMPPSIPAVIFAGLAAVSTGALFAASVIPALLMAVGLCVVVFVQVRRQPGIVPVEFSMRRVLTTGQRVIAPLGAPVIILGGILSGAFTPTEAAAVGAAYMLLLGFAYRTLRVRDLPGVLVETVVTTAAIMLIVASAALLGFILARERVPQLLAESIFGFTGDATMFLVITAVLMLILGTVVDATAVLVLVVPILLPISAGFGVDPIVLGVLMIVTLMIGLLTPPVGTVLYVLSTVAQTKVSEVFRGSLPFVVPFLVIVVLIIAFPDAVLWLPKALGL; encoded by the coding sequence GTGAACCTACTGCTGCTGAGCCTCGGGATCGTTCTGCTGCTCGTCCTGCGCGTCCCGGTCGCCTTTGCGTTCCTCGGGCCGTCGCTCGTCTACATGCTGTCGATCGGCCAGTCGGTCGGCATGAGCCTGCGGTTGATCGTCAACGCCACCGCGAGCTTCCCCCTGCTGGCCGTGCCGCTGTTCGTGCTGCTGGGTGTCCTCGCCAACCGCGGCGGGATCGCCGACATGCTCTTCGACTTCGCCCTCGCTGTGCTCGGGCGGGTCCGGGGCGGTCTCGGATACGTCAGTGTCGGGGTCAGCCTCGGCTTCTCGTGGATGAGCGGCTCCGCCGTCGCCGACGCGGCGGCCCTCGGGAAGGTCCAGATCCCGGCCATGCTCCGCAACGGCTACCCGATGCGGTTCGGCCTCGGCGTCACCGGGGCCGCGGCGCTGATCGCTCCCGTCATGCCGCCGAGCATCCCTGCGGTGATCTTCGCGGGGCTGGCGGCCGTGTCGACCGGCGCCCTGTTCGCGGCGTCGGTCATCCCGGCGCTGCTCATGGCGGTCGGCCTGTGCGTCGTGGTGTTCGTCCAGGTGCGTCGCCAGCCCGGCATCGTGCCCGTGGAGTTCTCGATGCGGCGGGTGCTCACCACCGGCCAGCGCGTGATCGCCCCACTCGGCGCCCCGGTGATCATCCTCGGCGGCATCCTCTCCGGCGCCTTCACCCCCACCGAGGCGGCCGCCGTCGGGGCCGCCTACATGCTCCTGCTCGGCTTCGCGTACCGGACGCTGCGCGTGCGGGACCTGCCGGGGGTGCTGGTCGAGACCGTCGTGACGACCGCGGCGATCATGCTGATCGTCGCCTCCGCGGCGCTGCTGGGCTTCATCCTGGCGCGAGAGCGCGTTCCGCAGCTGCTGGCCGAGAGCATCTTCGGCTTCACCGGGGACGCGACGATGTTCTTGGTGATCACGGCCGTGCTGATGTTGATCCTCGGCACGGTCGTGGACGCCACCGCGGTGCTCGTGCTGGTGGTGCCGATCCTGCTGCCGATCAGCGCCGGGTTCGGCGTCGACCCGATCGTGCTCGGCGTCCTGATGATCGTCACCCTGATGATCGGGCTCCTGACCCCACCTGTCGGGACCGTTCTCTACGTGTTGAGCACCGTCGCGCAGACGAAGGTCAGCGAGGTGTTCCGGGGTTCGCTGCCCTTCGTCGTGCCGTTCCTGGTGATCGTCGTCCTGATCATCGCCTTCCCCGACGCGGTCCTCTGGTTGCCGAAGGCGCTGGGGCTGTGA
- a CDS encoding TRAP transporter small permease translates to MTLVTRVELAIGAAALVLVFLLVLVQAAQRYLPVSGWPWTGELARFCLVWLTISVAGVLVTTDSHIALQLVDGIKNPTVLRVVRVVAAVTVAAVGAAFALEAWDLMASQGRLRSPSLRMPLTWLYLFPFLGFLSTAVRGVVAAIGFARSPEPPVPTHGEVAA, encoded by the coding sequence GTGACGCTCGTGACGCGGGTGGAGCTGGCCATCGGTGCCGCTGCCCTCGTGCTCGTCTTCCTGCTGGTGCTGGTGCAGGCCGCCCAGCGCTACCTGCCGGTGTCCGGCTGGCCGTGGACCGGGGAACTCGCGCGGTTCTGCCTCGTGTGGCTCACCATCAGCGTGGCCGGCGTCCTGGTGACGACCGACTCGCACATCGCCCTCCAGCTGGTCGACGGCATCAAGAACCCGACGGTCCTGCGCGTCGTGCGGGTCGTCGCGGCTGTGACCGTCGCCGCCGTCGGGGCGGCGTTCGCGCTGGAGGCCTGGGACCTGATGGCCTCCCAGGGACGCCTGCGGTCGCCGTCCCTGCGGATGCCGCTCACCTGGCTCTACCTGTTCCCGTTCCTCGGCTTCCTGAGCACGGCGGTGCGCGGTGTCGTGGCCGCGATCGGGTTCGCCCGGTCCCCGGAGCCGCCGGTGCCCACGCACGGCGAGGTGGCGGCGTGA
- a CDS encoding LacI family DNA-binding transcriptional regulator, whose product MGNPTIYDVARVAGVATSTVSRVFSKPGRIADATRDRVLQAARELGYEPNPHARALTSNRTQTIAMVVSDITNPHFFELIRGAEMRAKAAAYTLVLVNAEESTRMELEQVRRLTRSVDGFLLAASRQPDEKLVELAAAHPVVLINRQVDDIASVVLEPWEGCRQIVAHLASLGHTSLAYLAGPTNSWMAASRWAALSDAAAEIGMSAVRTGPYTPTVDSGGAAADAAISTGATAIVAHNDLLAIGVLRRLAGRSVRVPADVSVVGFDDIFAAELCTPTLTTLGGAHSNVGRAAVEILLESLGHPRSQGPMPEIVLPSQLVLRGSTGPRADPQQHTRRSR is encoded by the coding sequence GTGGGCAACCCGACCATCTACGACGTCGCGCGTGTTGCGGGCGTCGCGACCTCCACGGTGTCGCGCGTGTTCAGCAAGCCCGGCCGCATCGCCGACGCGACCAGGGATCGGGTGCTCCAGGCCGCCCGCGAGCTCGGCTACGAGCCGAACCCGCACGCTCGGGCGTTGACCTCGAACCGGACACAGACGATCGCGATGGTGGTCTCCGACATCACCAACCCGCACTTCTTCGAGCTAATCCGCGGCGCAGAGATGCGGGCCAAGGCCGCGGCCTACACCCTCGTGCTCGTCAACGCCGAAGAGTCCACGCGGATGGAGCTCGAGCAGGTCCGGCGACTGACAAGATCCGTCGACGGATTCCTGCTCGCGGCGAGCCGGCAACCGGACGAGAAGCTCGTCGAGCTGGCGGCCGCGCATCCCGTCGTCCTCATCAACCGCCAGGTGGACGACATCGCGAGCGTGGTCCTCGAGCCCTGGGAGGGCTGCCGGCAGATCGTGGCCCACCTGGCGTCGCTCGGGCACACCTCGCTCGCCTACCTCGCCGGCCCCACCAACTCATGGATGGCCGCGAGCCGGTGGGCGGCGCTCAGCGACGCCGCGGCCGAGATCGGGATGAGCGCGGTGCGGACCGGCCCGTACACCCCGACGGTGGATAGCGGCGGAGCCGCGGCGGACGCGGCGATCAGCACGGGAGCCACCGCGATCGTCGCCCACAACGACCTGCTGGCCATCGGCGTCCTGCGCCGCCTCGCAGGCCGATCGGTACGGGTGCCCGCGGACGTCAGCGTGGTCGGCTTCGACGACATCTTCGCGGCCGAGCTGTGCACGCCCACGCTCACCACCCTCGGCGGTGCCCACTCCAACGTGGGCCGCGCGGCGGTGGAGATCCTCCTGGAGTCACTCGGTCATCCCCGCAGCCAGGGGCCGATGCCGGAGATCGTCCTGCCCTCGCAGCTGGTCCTCCGGGGCTCGACCGGGCCCCGAGCCGACCCGCAACAGCACACACGGAGGTCCCGATGA
- a CDS encoding FAD-dependent oxidoreductase: protein MTWDREIDLLVLGTGAAVLGAAVFAADEGLSVLVLEKTEWLGGTTAYSAGTCWIHGLPGMADPDEDTARASRYLDALVGDRAPRALREAADWIMQLIAAQNN, encoded by the coding sequence GTGACATGGGACCGGGAGATCGACCTGCTCGTCCTCGGCACCGGAGCGGCTGTCCTCGGCGCCGCCGTGTTCGCGGCCGACGAGGGGCTGTCCGTCCTGGTTCTGGAGAAGACCGAGTGGCTCGGCGGCACGACCGCTTATTCGGCCGGGACCTGCTGGATCCACGGCCTCCCCGGGATGGCCGACCCGGACGAGGACACCGCCCGGGCGAGCCGCTACCTCGATGCGCTCGTCGGCGACCGTGCCCCGCGCGCGTTACGCGAGGCCGCCGACTGGATCATGCAGCTGATCGCGGCACAGAACAACTGA
- a CDS encoding VOC family protein, which yields MVSHTTFDARDAYAQSVFWCRVLGFAEHPDDQNRPGHEECMIFSPDGCQRLLFIEVPEDKQVKNRIHLDLVPTEGTRDEELARLLEIGARTVEDLRSPDGSGWVVLADPEGNEFCILRSEAERSASR from the coding sequence ATGGTCTCCCACACCACATTCGACGCTCGCGACGCCTACGCGCAGTCGGTGTTCTGGTGCCGGGTGCTGGGGTTCGCCGAGCACCCGGATGACCAGAACCGGCCCGGCCACGAGGAGTGCATGATCTTCTCGCCGGACGGCTGCCAGCGGCTGCTGTTCATCGAGGTGCCGGAGGACAAGCAGGTCAAGAACCGGATCCACCTCGACCTCGTTCCCACCGAGGGCACACGCGACGAGGAGCTCGCCCGGCTGCTGGAGATCGGGGCACGCACAGTGGAGGACCTGCGCAGCCCCGACGGCAGCGGCTGGGTGGTGCTCGCCGATCCTGAGGGCAACGAGTTCTGCATCCTGCGCAGTGAGGCGGAGCGCTCAGCCTCTCGATGA
- a CDS encoding nuclear transport factor 2 family protein gives MTTVDTTGPLAVARRYFDALAAKDFATVASMFADDIVWHQPGTNRFSGTHRGSAAVGEMIGGMMAVSEGAFELSTTAVPMVNGTLVAVPVHFTGKRDGAAMAQDGLDLLRIEGDRIAEVWLFSSDPWSEDAFWGAG, from the coding sequence ATGACCACAGTGGACACCACTGGCCCGCTCGCCGTCGCCCGCCGGTACTTCGACGCACTGGCGGCGAAGGACTTCGCCACGGTCGCCTCGATGTTCGCCGACGACATCGTCTGGCACCAGCCCGGTACCAACCGCTTCTCCGGCACGCACCGCGGCAGCGCCGCGGTGGGCGAGATGATCGGCGGCATGATGGCCGTCAGCGAGGGCGCATTCGAGCTCTCGACGACCGCAGTACCCATGGTCAACGGCACGCTGGTCGCGGTGCCCGTCCACTTCACCGGCAAGCGCGACGGTGCGGCGATGGCGCAGGACGGCCTCGACCTGCTGCGGATCGAGGGCGACCGGATCGCGGAGGTATGGCTGTTCTCCTCCGACCCGTGGTCCGAGGACGCCTTCTGGGGCGCCGGCTGA
- a CDS encoding helix-turn-helix domain-containing protein, translating to MSQQPDWNVLVSTCPSRTSLARVANKWTAMIVVVLGRGRLRFGDLRTAVEGISGKVLTETLRDLERDGLVERHVYAEMPPRVEYELTALGCTLHEPLLALSRWAEQHIAKVLAARETYDARR from the coding sequence GTGTCACAGCAGCCGGACTGGAACGTGCTCGTCTCGACCTGCCCGTCCCGCACCTCCCTGGCCCGGGTCGCCAACAAGTGGACGGCGATGATCGTGGTCGTGCTCGGCCGGGGCAGGCTGCGGTTCGGCGACCTGCGGACCGCGGTCGAGGGGATCAGCGGAAAGGTCCTCACCGAGACGCTGCGCGACCTCGAGCGCGACGGGCTCGTCGAGCGGCACGTGTACGCCGAGATGCCACCCAGAGTCGAGTACGAGCTCACCGCACTCGGGTGCACGCTCCACGAGCCCCTGCTGGCGTTAAGCCGCTGGGCCGAGCAGCACATCGCCAAGGTCCTCGCTGCGCGGGAAACCTACGACGCGCGACGCTGA
- a CDS encoding TIGR03084 family metal-binding protein: protein MPVSMGMLADDLAAESDQLRRLVAGLDEAGWRRYTPAEGWTIADQVSHLAHFDAAAVRSAVEPDAFRAELERIEADGGVDPDAIAARYRRMPGIELLAWFDEERSRLVTVFSGLDPALRVPWFGTEMSAASSLTARIMETWAHGQDVADAVGVRCEPTVRLRHVAHIGVGARAFSYALHGRELPDAPVRVELVAPDGSTWSWGPQDAANRVTGPALDFALAITQRRHRTDLALEITGPHAREWMEIGQAFAGAPGTGRKPGFDGGTARLRANRRP from the coding sequence ATGCCGGTTTCGATGGGGATGCTCGCCGATGACCTCGCGGCCGAGTCCGACCAGCTGCGCAGGCTGGTCGCCGGCTTGGACGAGGCAGGTTGGCGTCGGTACACGCCCGCAGAGGGCTGGACGATCGCCGACCAGGTCTCGCACCTCGCCCATTTCGACGCGGCGGCCGTGCGGTCAGCGGTGGAGCCGGACGCGTTCCGGGCCGAGCTGGAGCGGATCGAGGCGGACGGTGGTGTGGACCCGGACGCGATCGCGGCTCGGTACCGGCGCATGCCGGGAATCGAGCTGCTCGCATGGTTCGACGAGGAGCGGTCTCGCCTAGTGACGGTCTTCTCCGGGCTCGATCCTGCGCTTCGGGTGCCGTGGTTCGGCACCGAGATGAGCGCGGCGTCCTCACTCACCGCGCGGATCATGGAGACCTGGGCGCACGGCCAGGACGTCGCCGACGCCGTCGGCGTACGGTGCGAGCCGACCGTCCGGCTGCGGCACGTCGCGCACATCGGGGTGGGGGCACGGGCGTTCAGCTACGCGCTGCACGGCCGCGAGCTACCCGACGCGCCGGTACGGGTGGAGCTCGTCGCGCCGGACGGCTCGACCTGGTCCTGGGGTCCGCAGGACGCGGCGAACCGGGTCACCGGTCCCGCTCTGGACTTCGCGCTGGCGATCACCCAGCGCCGGCATCGCACCGACCTGGCCCTGGAGATCACAGGCCCGCACGCGCGGGAGTGGATGGAGATCGGGCAGGCATTCGCGGGCGCGCCCGGCACCGGCCGCAAGCCGGGATTCGACGGGGGAACGGCGAGATTGCGAGCGAATCGTCGACCATGA
- a CDS encoding carboxylesterase family protein, producing MSGPSGMTAIGAPSTQPYTEEILKALNIDRSNPRRLQEVPAEALFDAREKAIAAARMDGSRPMIDGRHFPAAPMTPEGLAVHADIPLLLGTVDTESTSFLASDLRNFSVTADQVRARIKDEFAMDDAAAQALMDAYQQAEPGRTPADVLIGIASDSLFRAPIIRGADAKADARQAPVHLYNVAWHAPVDGGIYRAPHTIDIPLAFGNTAASAALTGTGPEQVEVSRNVLSSFVAFARTGNPNNDRVPEWPAYETATRPTMSFDVQCQIVPDLRGGDRVAIGTLQTRSNSGPLHTYR from the coding sequence ATGAGTGGCCCCTCGGGGATGACGGCGATCGGCGCACCGAGCACTCAGCCCTACACCGAAGAGATCCTGAAGGCGCTGAACATCGACCGGAGCAACCCGCGCCGGCTGCAGGAGGTGCCGGCCGAAGCGCTGTTCGACGCGCGCGAGAAGGCCATCGCCGCCGCCCGGATGGACGGCTCGCGGCCCATGATCGACGGCCGACACTTCCCGGCAGCCCCGATGACCCCGGAAGGGCTGGCCGTTCACGCGGACATCCCGTTGCTGCTCGGCACGGTGGACACGGAGTCGACGTCCTTCCTCGCGAGCGACCTGCGCAACTTCTCCGTGACCGCGGATCAAGTGAGGGCGCGTATCAAGGACGAGTTCGCCATGGACGACGCGGCGGCCCAGGCGCTCATGGACGCGTACCAGCAGGCCGAGCCGGGCCGCACGCCCGCCGACGTCCTCATCGGGATCGCGAGCGACTCCCTCTTTCGGGCGCCGATCATCCGTGGCGCCGACGCCAAGGCGGATGCCCGGCAGGCGCCGGTCCACCTGTACAACGTCGCCTGGCATGCGCCGGTCGACGGCGGGATCTACCGCGCCCCGCACACCATCGACATCCCGCTCGCCTTCGGGAACACCGCCGCGTCGGCCGCGCTGACCGGCACCGGACCGGAGCAGGTCGAGGTGTCGCGCAACGTGCTGTCGAGCTTCGTCGCCTTCGCCCGGACCGGGAACCCGAACAATGATCGCGTGCCGGAATGGCCCGCATACGAGACAGCCACCCGACCGACGATGTCGTTCGATGTCCAGTGCCAGATCGTGCCCGATCTCCGCGGTGGGGACCGGGTCGCGATCGGAACCCTGCAGACTCGCTCCAACAGTGGCCCCCTCCACACTTACCGGTAG
- a CDS encoding indolepyruvate ferredoxin oxidoreductase family protein, with protein MSTAVGIHAPSDPAARAHPADFSLDDRYLLEEGQIYLTGIQALVRMLLDRVRLDRRRGRDIRTYVSGYEGSPLAGYDLEIIRQRVILAGHGVVHQPGLNEELAATAIVGTQLAGEVATLTADGVTGIWYGKAPGLDRASDAIRHANLIGTAPAGGVVALVGDDPSAKSSSFPCSSELAIADLQLPALYPADSHEVLLHGLHAVELSRASGLWSAMKIGTNVADAAGVATVDRLWSPPDLAELPAGLQAYDHRPHARLVGPALAALERSQQDSRLPVAMEYIRRSGLNRISGATAPGARIGLVAAGKTYLDVRQALAAMHIDERALERYGIRLLKLGAIWPVEPTVVREFAAGLDEIVVVEDKRSFLEAAIKDVLYGTPDAPRVHGKRDPDGRRLFAEAGELDPDAVATGVARRLGAVGEVEPVRAWNARRRRERISLPLAARTPYFCSGCPHNTSTKTPEGSLVGGGIGCHGMVTFMPEKQVGNVMGVCQMGGEGAQWIGMAPFVETEHLLQNIGDGTFAHSGSLAVRAAVAAGVNITYKLLFNSAVAMTGGQAAIGGLTVERVAALLLLEGAKQVVIVTQEPRRVRRALRSLQGGRPSTITVRHRDDVVAVQEELARVAGVTVLIHDQECAAELRRKRKRGTAPTPTERVVINERVCEGCGDCGEKSNCLSVRPVDTEFGRKTQIHQSSCNLDFSCLAGDCPSFVTVVPGSAGRPTPPPVDDDSVLPEPAARFDGDGFTMRITGIGGTGVMTIAQILATAAFVDGKQVRSLDQTGLAQKGGAVVSDVKLGSGPVELAAKLAEGECDLYLGCDSLVATDPVQLKATDPARTVAVVSTAEVPTWRMVVDTTASFPAGSAIRSALEGQVAEARYVAAGELADALFGDEQYANMLLVGAAYQTGALPISADAVERAIELNGVAVEKNRQAFRQGRRAVIADTDTDRRGRALAGAPTPSSLSRAAGRVRGRVRAEGELGRILDIRIPELVAYQDEAYAERYARFVEQVRSVEQQRVPGSTELAEAVARNLFKLMAYKDEYEVARLCLDPALDAGVRDRFGPGSRISYRLHPPVLRAMGMQRKISLGPWAKPALRTLHTMRRLRGTRFDLFGRAEVRRVERALIEEYRDAIEVALAALDRETHASAVALARLPDGVRGYEEIKLRNVASFREALSTAVDAMTGATGSYR; from the coding sequence ATGAGCACCGCCGTGGGCATCCATGCACCATCGGACCCGGCCGCCCGAGCCCACCCCGCGGACTTCTCGCTGGACGACCGCTACCTGCTCGAGGAGGGGCAGATCTACCTGACCGGGATCCAGGCCCTGGTGAGAATGTTGCTCGACCGGGTTCGGCTCGACCGTCGGCGGGGACGGGACATCCGGACGTACGTGTCCGGGTACGAAGGATCACCTCTCGCCGGGTACGACCTCGAGATCATCCGGCAGCGGGTGATCCTCGCCGGGCATGGTGTGGTCCACCAGCCAGGTCTCAACGAGGAGCTCGCCGCGACGGCGATCGTCGGGACCCAGCTCGCCGGCGAGGTCGCGACGCTGACGGCGGACGGGGTCACCGGGATCTGGTACGGCAAGGCTCCGGGCCTCGACCGGGCCAGCGACGCCATCCGGCACGCCAACCTGATCGGCACCGCTCCCGCCGGAGGGGTCGTGGCGCTCGTCGGCGACGACCCCTCCGCGAAGTCGTCGAGCTTCCCGTGTTCGTCGGAGCTCGCGATCGCCGACCTCCAGCTGCCGGCCCTGTATCCGGCCGACTCGCACGAGGTGCTCCTCCACGGGTTGCACGCGGTCGAGCTGTCGCGGGCGAGCGGGCTGTGGTCGGCCATGAAGATCGGTACCAACGTGGCCGACGCCGCGGGCGTCGCCACGGTGGACCGACTGTGGAGTCCCCCGGATCTCGCCGAGCTGCCCGCCGGGCTGCAGGCCTACGACCATCGCCCGCATGCCCGTCTGGTCGGCCCGGCCCTGGCTGCGCTCGAGCGCAGCCAGCAGGACTCCCGGCTGCCCGTGGCCATGGAGTACATCCGGCGTTCCGGGCTCAACCGGATCTCGGGTGCCACCGCGCCGGGTGCCCGCATCGGCCTGGTCGCGGCCGGCAAGACCTATCTCGACGTCCGGCAGGCCCTCGCCGCGATGCACATCGACGAGCGGGCTCTCGAGCGGTACGGAATCCGGTTGCTCAAGCTCGGCGCGATCTGGCCGGTCGAGCCGACCGTGGTCCGCGAGTTCGCCGCGGGGCTCGACGAGATCGTCGTCGTCGAGGACAAGCGGTCCTTTCTCGAGGCCGCGATCAAGGACGTCCTCTACGGGACGCCCGACGCCCCACGCGTGCACGGCAAACGCGATCCGGACGGCCGGCGGCTGTTCGCCGAAGCCGGCGAGCTCGATCCGGACGCCGTCGCGACGGGTGTGGCTCGCCGGCTGGGGGCCGTGGGCGAGGTCGAGCCGGTCAGGGCCTGGAACGCGCGGCGGCGTCGCGAGCGGATCTCGTTGCCGCTCGCGGCACGCACGCCCTACTTCTGCTCCGGCTGCCCGCACAACACGTCGACCAAGACACCGGAGGGCAGCCTGGTCGGCGGTGGGATCGGCTGCCACGGAATGGTGACGTTCATGCCGGAGAAGCAGGTCGGCAACGTCATGGGCGTGTGCCAGATGGGCGGCGAGGGAGCGCAGTGGATCGGCATGGCGCCGTTCGTCGAGACCGAGCACCTGCTGCAGAACATCGGGGACGGCACGTTCGCCCACTCGGGCAGTCTCGCCGTTCGGGCGGCGGTCGCGGCCGGGGTGAACATCACCTACAAGCTGCTGTTCAACTCGGCCGTCGCGATGACCGGGGGTCAGGCCGCCATCGGTGGTCTCACCGTCGAGCGGGTTGCGGCGCTGCTGCTGCTGGAAGGGGCGAAGCAGGTCGTCATCGTGACCCAGGAGCCTCGTCGGGTGCGGCGGGCGTTGCGCAGCCTGCAGGGCGGGCGACCCTCGACGATCACCGTGCGACACCGTGACGATGTGGTCGCGGTCCAGGAGGAGCTCGCCAGGGTCGCCGGGGTGACGGTGCTGATCCACGACCAGGAGTGCGCGGCGGAACTGCGCCGCAAGCGCAAGCGCGGCACGGCCCCGACCCCCACCGAGCGTGTCGTGATCAACGAGCGGGTGTGTGAGGGCTGCGGGGACTGCGGGGAGAAGTCGAACTGCCTGTCGGTGCGGCCCGTCGACACCGAGTTCGGCCGCAAGACTCAGATCCACCAGTCTTCGTGCAACCTCGACTTCTCCTGCCTGGCCGGCGACTGCCCGTCGTTCGTGACGGTCGTCCCGGGCTCCGCGGGGCGGCCCACCCCGCCACCGGTGGACGACGACTCGGTACTTCCCGAGCCGGCAGCGCGCTTCGACGGCGACGGCTTCACCATGCGGATCACCGGTATCGGCGGCACCGGAGTCATGACCATCGCCCAGATCCTCGCCACCGCCGCGTTCGTGGACGGCAAGCAGGTCCGTTCCCTCGACCAGACGGGGCTCGCCCAGAAGGGCGGGGCGGTGGTCTCGGACGTCAAGCTCGGGTCCGGCCCGGTCGAGCTGGCCGCCAAGCTCGCCGAGGGGGAGTGCGACCTCTACCTCGGCTGCGACTCCCTGGTCGCCACGGATCCGGTGCAGCTGAAGGCCACCGACCCGGCCCGCACCGTCGCGGTCGTCTCGACGGCCGAGGTGCCGACGTGGCGGATGGTCGTCGACACGACCGCGTCGTTCCCGGCCGGATCCGCCATCCGCTCGGCGCTGGAGGGCCAGGTCGCCGAGGCCAGGTACGTCGCCGCAGGCGAGCTGGCCGATGCGCTCTTCGGTGACGAGCAGTACGCGAACATGCTGCTGGTCGGTGCCGCGTACCAGACCGGTGCCCTACCCATCTCCGCCGACGCCGTCGAGCGGGCCATCGAGCTCAACGGTGTCGCGGTCGAGAAGAACCGCCAGGCTTTCCGCCAGGGCCGGCGCGCCGTCATCGCCGACACCGACACCGACCGGCGTGGCCGGGCACTGGCCGGTGCCCCCACTCCGTCGTCGTTGTCGCGGGCCGCCGGTCGCGTCCGTGGCCGAGTCCGGGCCGAGGGCGAGCTCGGCCGGATACTCGACATCCGGATCCCGGAGCTCGTCGCCTACCAGGACGAGGCCTACGCCGAGCGCTATGCCCGGTTCGTCGAGCAGGTCAGGTCGGTCGAGCAGCAGCGCGTGCCGGGCTCGACGGAACTCGCCGAGGCGGTCGCCCGGAACCTGTTCAAGCTGATGGCGTACAAGGACGAGTACGAGGTGGCACGGCTGTGCCTGGACCCGGCGCTCGACGCGGGCGTCCGTGACCGGTTCGGACCCGGTAGCCGGATCAGCTACCGGCTGCACCCGCCGGTGCTGCGCGCTATGGGCATGCAGCGCAAGATCTCCCTCGGCCCCTGGGCCAAGCCGGCACTCCGGACGCTCCACACGATGCGGCGTCTGCGCGGCACGAGGTTCGACCTGTTCGGTCGGGCCGAGGTCCGCAGGGTCGAACGGGCGCTCATCGAGGAGTACCGCGACGCGATCGAGGTGGCGCTTGCCGCACTGGATCGGGAGACCCACGCGAGCGCGGTGGCGCTCGCGCGGCTGCCCGACGGCGTGCGCGGCTACGAGGAGATCAAGCTTCGCAACGTCGCGTCGTTCCGTGAAGCTCTGTCCACCGCGGTCGATGCGATGACCGGTGCGACCGGCAGCTACCGGTAA